A stretch of the Thermofilum adornatum genome encodes the following:
- a CDS encoding 50S ribosomal protein L30e, whose protein sequence is MGADFIRELQTAINTGKVVLGSRRTIKLLSTGKAKLVILAKNAPTIVAEEIKYKAKISNTPLYVFEGSSKDLGAACNKPFFVSAIAVIDEGESGLLDLVKGQA, encoded by the coding sequence ATGGGTGCAGACTTCATAAGGGAGCTACAGACAGCCATAAACACTGGCAAGGTCGTGCTAGGCTCTAGGAGGACGATAAAGCTACTCTCAACTGGAAAAGCAAAGCTAGTCATCCTTGCCAAAAACGCCCCCACAATCGTGGCCGAGGAAATAAAGTACAAGGCGAAAATATCAAATACACCGCTATACGTGTTCGAGGGGTCAAGCAAAGACCTCGGCGCAGCCTGTAACAAGCCCTTCTTTGTTTCGGCTATAGCCGTCATAGACGAGGGCGAGAGCGGGCTACTAGACCTCGTAAAGGGACAAGCATGA
- a CDS encoding DNA-directed RNA polymerase subunit D yields the protein MSNPPKFRLLSKKGNKVIFQLEDATPAFANALRRAIISETPSLAIDEVIIQENTSVLWDEMIAHRLAMVPLKVDTETYDALRELYEDGKDPQVIFTLDEEAVERPKTVLSGHLRFEGVEGAVITSEASSIEPVSKNIPIAKLAKGQRLVLTAIARMGTGKEHAKWQPVGPVGYKFKPVIRVLKEDLPEDYVSKIIATCPRRVFGYNSGKLVVLNEWACSLCKECVEAFPEAVEVTYNPNVIQFNMETLGTLPPEKIIETAIDVLIKKTERFSHLVEESVKQALAGEVQPQ from the coding sequence GTGTCTAATCCCCCCAAATTTCGCCTTCTATCCAAGAAGGGAAACAAGGTTATATTCCAGCTTGAAGACGCTACCCCAGCGTTTGCCAACGCGCTACGCCGCGCAATAATATCTGAGACGCCCTCCCTCGCAATAGACGAAGTAATAATACAGGAAAATACCAGCGTTCTATGGGACGAAATGATCGCCCACCGACTGGCAATGGTTCCCCTCAAGGTGGACACTGAGACTTATGACGCCCTGAGAGAACTCTACGAGGATGGAAAAGACCCACAGGTAATCTTTACGCTCGACGAGGAGGCCGTGGAAAGGCCGAAAACCGTCCTCAGCGGGCACCTCAGATTCGAAGGCGTCGAGGGCGCAGTCATCACAAGTGAAGCATCAAGCATAGAGCCAGTCTCAAAGAATATCCCCATCGCAAAGCTGGCCAAAGGCCAGAGGCTCGTCTTGACTGCCATTGCAAGGATGGGGACAGGAAAGGAACACGCGAAGTGGCAGCCCGTAGGCCCCGTAGGCTACAAGTTTAAGCCAGTCATAAGGGTCCTAAAGGAAGATCTCCCCGAGGACTATGTCTCTAAAATTATAGCTACCTGCCCCAGGAGGGTCTTCGGCTACAATTCTGGAAAACTAGTCGTCCTAAACGAGTGGGCATGCTCGCTCTGCAAGGAATGCGTAGAAGCATTTCCAGAAGCCGTCGAGGTCACGTATAACCCCAACGTGATACAGTTCAACATGGAGACGCTTGGCACCCTCCCACCCGAAAAAATCATTGAGACAGCAATCGACGTCCTAATAAAGAAAACTGAGAGGTTCAGCCATCTAGTTGAAGAATCCGTTAAACAAGCTCTGGCAGGAGAGGTTCAACCCCAATGA
- a CDS encoding DNA-directed RNA polymerase subunit N: MIFPVRCFTCGALIGDKWSEFATRVSNGEDPGKVLDDMGITRYCCRRMFLSHVDVIDKVIKYGTIEEFVQPAPPARSRQP, translated from the coding sequence ATGATATTCCCTGTCAGGTGCTTTACGTGTGGCGCCCTTATCGGGGACAAGTGGAGCGAGTTTGCCACGCGTGTAAGTAACGGGGAGGACCCCGGAAAAGTCTTGGACGACATGGGTATTACTAGGTATTGTTGTAGGAGGATGTTTTTGTCCCACGTAGACGTGATCGACAAGGTCATAAAGTACGGCACGATAGAAGAATTTGTTCAGCCTGCCCCGCCGGCACGTTCACGCCAACCCTAA
- a CDS encoding DNA-directed RNA polymerase subunit A' has protein sequence MSTRESSKIIAGLKFGILSPEMIRKLAVLRIETSELYDDEGFPIPGGLMDRRMGSIEPGAVCQTCGNRFTNCPGHFGYIELARPVVHPEFTPYIALLLKATCSKCGRLKLDEERIEKARKRMEVYSRKWPSLKIKYANTLLKEAAKATECPHCHAPQYKIKVDKPYTFYEEREEGLVRLTPLEIWERLSRIPDKDLEVVGIDPKEARPEWMVLRVVPVVPPSVRPSITLESGDRSEDDLTHKLVDIIRVNQRLKENIDSGSPSLVIEDLWGLLQYHVATYFDNELPGIPPARHRSGRALRTLAQRLKGKEGRFRGSLAGKRVDFSSRTVISPDPNLSINEVGVPIDVAKVLTVPEKVTSWNIEKMRQLVINGPDVWPGANYIIKPDGSRIDLRFAKHREELSQALAPGYIVERHLMDGDIVLFNRQPSLHRISIMAHVVRVLPYKTFRLNLLVTIPYNADFDGDEMNLHVPQSEEARAEARELMLVERHIMTARYGAPIIGGLHDYITGAYLLTRKDTLLDKKEALRLLYLGNNSEPLVEPAILKPGPYWTGKQLVSMFLPKGLNYVGRASVAPSSGKCDEEYCENDGYILIKDGKLLLGVFDKQAIGAEKHGTVLHEIVREYGVEKARELMDGMFKVFVEYLDKYGFTMGVDSVEIPPEAERDVQEIVREAEKRVQELIEQYRSGELQPMPGKTRKETLEDLIMNVLAEARTRAGEIVSRHLGLLNHAVIMARTGARGSMLNLTQMAAIVGQQSVRGKRIERGYSGRTLSHFPVNDLSPQAKGFVQSSFRRGLSPEEFFFHAISGREGLVDTAVRTAQSGYMYRRLQSAMQDFYVSYDGTVRNSEGLVIQYRYGEDGVDPSRSDHGKPVDVDKLIKKVLAMRGERHE, from the coding sequence ATGAGTACACGCGAGTCGTCCAAGATAATTGCCGGGCTAAAGTTCGGCATTCTCTCGCCAGAAATGATTAGGAAGCTCGCCGTCCTAAGGATAGAGACAAGCGAGCTGTACGACGACGAGGGCTTCCCGATTCCAGGAGGTCTGATGGACAGGAGGATGGGCTCAATAGAGCCTGGAGCTGTCTGCCAGACGTGTGGCAATAGGTTCACGAATTGTCCCGGGCACTTTGGCTACATCGAGCTGGCCCGGCCCGTCGTCCACCCAGAGTTCACCCCGTATATCGCTTTGCTCCTGAAGGCTACTTGTAGCAAGTGTGGCAGGCTTAAGCTCGACGAGGAGCGCATAGAGAAGGCCAGGAAAAGGATGGAGGTTTATTCACGCAAGTGGCCCAGCCTAAAGATAAAGTACGCCAACACATTGCTAAAAGAGGCCGCAAAGGCAACGGAGTGCCCCCACTGCCACGCCCCACAGTACAAGATCAAGGTTGACAAGCCCTACACGTTCTACGAGGAGAGGGAGGAGGGCCTTGTCAGGCTGACGCCCCTAGAGATATGGGAGCGCCTCTCAAGGATACCCGACAAGGACCTCGAGGTAGTAGGCATAGACCCCAAGGAGGCTAGGCCCGAGTGGATGGTTCTAAGGGTTGTCCCCGTTGTTCCTCCAAGCGTTAGGCCGTCTATCACGCTCGAGTCTGGAGACCGCTCGGAAGACGACTTGACACACAAGCTTGTCGACATTATCCGTGTCAACCAGAGGCTCAAGGAGAACATTGACTCTGGCTCCCCATCCCTAGTTATCGAGGATCTCTGGGGTCTTCTCCAGTACCACGTCGCGACGTATTTCGACAACGAGCTTCCAGGTATACCGCCTGCTAGGCACAGGTCTGGAAGGGCCCTTAGGACCCTTGCACAGCGTCTGAAAGGCAAGGAGGGAAGGTTTAGGGGGAGCCTTGCTGGGAAACGTGTAGACTTCTCTTCCAGGACGGTCATTTCTCCTGACCCTAACCTCAGCATTAACGAGGTCGGTGTCCCGATAGACGTTGCAAAGGTATTGACTGTGCCCGAAAAGGTCACCTCCTGGAACATCGAGAAAATGAGGCAGCTCGTCATTAATGGCCCCGACGTTTGGCCAGGCGCTAACTACATCATAAAGCCGGACGGGTCCAGGATTGACCTGCGATTCGCTAAGCACAGGGAGGAGCTCAGCCAGGCCCTGGCGCCGGGCTACATTGTTGAGAGGCACCTCATGGACGGCGACATCGTCTTGTTTAACAGGCAGCCCTCGCTACACAGGATATCGATAATGGCACACGTGGTGAGGGTTCTCCCATACAAGACTTTCCGCCTAAACCTCCTCGTAACTATACCCTACAACGCGGACTTCGACGGTGACGAGATGAACCTACACGTGCCGCAGAGCGAGGAGGCCCGGGCCGAGGCAAGGGAGCTGATGCTCGTGGAGAGACACATCATGACGGCGCGATATGGGGCGCCGATCATCGGTGGTCTACACGATTATATTACTGGGGCTTACCTGTTGACTAGGAAGGACACGCTCCTAGACAAGAAGGAGGCCCTAAGGCTGCTCTACCTCGGAAACAACTCTGAGCCCCTAGTCGAGCCAGCGATACTCAAGCCGGGGCCCTACTGGACAGGGAAACAGCTAGTCAGCATGTTTCTGCCAAAGGGCCTCAACTATGTTGGACGCGCAAGTGTTGCACCCTCTTCTGGGAAATGTGACGAGGAGTACTGTGAGAACGACGGCTACATCCTGATCAAGGACGGCAAGCTCCTGCTAGGAGTCTTTGATAAGCAGGCTATCGGCGCAGAGAAGCATGGAACCGTCCTACACGAGATTGTACGTGAATACGGCGTGGAAAAGGCCAGGGAGCTAATGGACGGCATGTTTAAGGTCTTTGTAGAGTACCTCGACAAGTACGGCTTCACGATGGGTGTCGACAGCGTAGAGATACCCCCAGAGGCAGAGAGGGACGTGCAGGAAATAGTAAGGGAGGCAGAAAAGAGGGTCCAGGAGCTCATAGAGCAGTACAGGTCTGGAGAGCTCCAGCCGATGCCGGGCAAGACTCGTAAGGAGACCCTCGAGGACCTCATAATGAATGTGCTGGCTGAGGCGAGGACGAGGGCTGGAGAAATAGTTAGCAGGCACCTTGGACTACTTAACCACGCGGTCATAATGGCTAGGACGGGAGCAAGGGGAAGCATGCTGAACCTGACACAGATGGCCGCGATTGTCGGACAGCAGTCGGTTAGGGGCAAGAGGATAGAGAGGGGCTACAGCGGTAGGACGCTGTCACACTTCCCTGTCAACGACCTGTCTCCACAGGCCAAGGGCTTCGTCCAGAGCTCTTTCCGCAGGGGCCTGTCCCCAGAAGAGTTCTTCTTCCACGCGATTTCTGGAAGAGAGGGACTGGTAGACACGGCCGTTAGGACTGCCCAGTCCGGATACATGTACCGCAGGCTCCAGAGCGCAATGCAGGACTTCTACGTGTCCTACGACGGCACCGTGAGGAACAGCGAGGGCCTAGTGATACAGTACAGGTACGGCGAGGACGGCGTCGACCCGTCTAGGAGTGACCACGGGAAGCCGGTAGACGTAGACAAGTTGATTAAGAAAGTTCTTGCGATGAGGGGTGAAAGGCATGAGTAA
- a CDS encoding 30S ribosomal protein S9, whose translation MKMVLASARRKTARARVILREGRGRIFINGTPLELLEPEVIRLKIMEPVKLAGKLVQQVDIYAEAEGGGIVGQASAIRTAIARALVEWSGSEELKKLYLTYDRRLLVEDPRQTEPKKPRGRSARAKRQKSYR comes from the coding sequence ATGAAAATGGTGCTAGCCTCTGCGAGGAGAAAAACCGCTAGGGCAAGGGTAATACTCCGCGAGGGCAGAGGAAGAATATTCATAAACGGGACCCCACTCGAGCTCCTAGAACCCGAAGTCATACGCCTAAAAATAATGGAGCCAGTAAAGCTCGCAGGCAAACTTGTCCAACAAGTAGACATCTACGCCGAAGCAGAGGGCGGAGGCATAGTTGGACAAGCCTCAGCAATCAGGACCGCGATCGCCAGGGCACTAGTCGAGTGGAGCGGAAGCGAGGAACTCAAAAAGCTCTACCTTACATATGACAGGAGGCTACTCGTAGAGGATCCACGCCAAACAGAGCCCAAGAAGCCCAGGGGCAGGTCAGCAAGGGCAAAGAGACAGAAAAGCTACAGGTAA
- the rpoA2 gene encoding DNA-directed RNA polymerase subunit A'' yields the protein MSKEANVMSPEELWNEIEKYHETLPLSLRKELYQKILDAKLTRDEALQVINEAIRRYLSSLVAPGEAVGMVAAQSLGEPATQMTLRTFHFAGVRELNVTLGLPRLIEIVDLRREPSTPLMEIYLDPSHAKDLDFALKIAKEIELTTIENLCNTITIDFYQFAIIMEFDPEMMENRGVTFEDVESALEKVKGKKGRIEREGNTVIFYTGLEELTKLRRMYDRVLGLRIKGIKGIKHAIVKPVRDDNGELVEYVILTEGSNLKAVLGIEGVDPTRTTTNNIMEIYEVLGIEAARNAIIKEIKRVLDDHGLDVDYRHIMMVADAMTYSGKVRQVGRHGVAGEKGSVLARASFEVTVKNLVEAALRGEVDELRGVIENVIIGSRPIPLGTGAVKLKMRYEFPKQ from the coding sequence ATGAGTAAGGAAGCAAACGTTATGTCTCCAGAAGAGCTCTGGAACGAGATCGAGAAATACCACGAAACGTTGCCTCTCTCCCTACGCAAAGAGCTGTACCAGAAAATACTCGACGCAAAGCTGACCAGGGACGAGGCACTACAAGTAATAAACGAGGCGATACGCAGATACCTGTCGAGCCTCGTTGCGCCGGGAGAAGCCGTAGGAATGGTTGCCGCCCAGTCCCTTGGAGAGCCTGCAACCCAGATGACCCTAAGAACCTTCCACTTTGCAGGAGTAAGAGAGCTAAACGTGACGCTCGGACTGCCGCGCCTCATAGAAATAGTCGACTTGAGGCGCGAGCCGTCGACGCCTCTGATGGAGATCTATCTTGACCCCAGCCACGCCAAAGACCTCGACTTCGCGCTTAAGATTGCGAAGGAGATAGAGCTGACCACAATCGAGAACCTTTGCAACACGATCACGATAGACTTCTACCAGTTCGCCATCATCATGGAGTTTGACCCAGAGATGATGGAGAACAGGGGTGTAACCTTCGAAGACGTAGAGAGCGCGCTTGAAAAGGTAAAGGGTAAGAAGGGCAGAATCGAGCGGGAAGGCAACACGGTGATTTTCTACACGGGCCTAGAAGAGTTGACGAAGCTAAGGAGGATGTATGACAGGGTTCTGGGACTCAGGATAAAGGGCATAAAGGGCATAAAACACGCGATTGTCAAGCCTGTGAGGGACGACAACGGCGAGCTCGTGGAGTACGTTATTCTGACAGAGGGAAGCAACCTGAAGGCTGTTCTAGGCATAGAGGGGGTCGACCCGACCAGGACGACTACAAACAACATAATGGAGATATACGAGGTTCTCGGCATCGAGGCGGCGAGAAACGCGATAATCAAGGAGATAAAGAGGGTCCTAGACGACCACGGCCTAGACGTGGACTACAGGCACATCATGATGGTTGCAGACGCGATGACCTATTCCGGCAAGGTTAGGCAGGTCGGCAGGCACGGCGTGGCAGGCGAAAAGGGAAGCGTACTCGCGAGGGCAAGCTTCGAGGTAACAGTCAAGAACCTCGTCGAGGCCGCGCTGAGGGGCGAAGTGGACGAGCTGAGGGGAGTCATAGAAAACGTTATAATTGGTAGCAGGCCTATACCCCTGGGTACAGGCGCAGTAAAATTAAAAATGAGGTATGAATTTCCCAAACAGTGA
- a CDS encoding NusA-like transcription termination signal-binding factor, whose protein sequence is MSFFEDITKIPPKDLLYDEAFQRYIFLVDRGLAPLAVGKAGSKIRMLKEFLKKDVEVVEDGSNLEELVKSTLFPARVVEVKLKEEGDRKIVIAIVPPDQVGIAIGRNGRNVQRARLILGRYYGVTEVRVQPSA, encoded by the coding sequence ATGAGTTTTTTTGAGGACATCACGAAGATACCGCCCAAGGATCTTCTCTACGACGAGGCTTTCCAGCGATACATTTTCCTCGTAGATAGGGGCCTGGCACCCCTCGCAGTGGGCAAAGCCGGCTCCAAGATCAGGATGCTCAAAGAGTTTCTCAAAAAAGACGTAGAGGTCGTCGAGGACGGGTCAAACCTAGAGGAGCTCGTAAAGTCGACTCTTTTCCCCGCGAGGGTTGTCGAGGTAAAATTAAAGGAGGAGGGCGACAGGAAAATAGTCATAGCAATTGTCCCGCCTGACCAGGTCGGCATAGCCATCGGCAGAAACGGCAGGAACGTTCAGCGAGCGCGGCTCATCCTTGGAAGATACTACGGTGTAACAGAGGTAAGGGTTCAGCCAAGCGCTTGA
- a CDS encoding 50S ribosomal protein L13, giving the protein MATQEKVIVIDGAGHIAGRLASVIAKELLKGEKIVVVNAEKIILTGKPQRVVEKYSKRWVEWKTYYNPDMRGPKYPKTPDRLFKRMVRGMLPKEKAMGREALKRLYVYIGTPSEYADANKVKIPAALYKNELVPYITLGELYKSLTNKDIEG; this is encoded by the coding sequence ATGGCGACACAGGAAAAAGTTATAGTTATTGATGGGGCCGGCCACATAGCTGGGAGGCTGGCCAGCGTAATAGCTAAGGAGCTCCTAAAAGGAGAAAAAATAGTCGTAGTCAACGCCGAAAAAATAATCCTAACCGGCAAGCCCCAGAGGGTAGTAGAGAAGTACAGTAAGAGATGGGTAGAGTGGAAGACATACTACAACCCCGACATGAGGGGACCAAAATATCCAAAGACGCCTGACAGGCTCTTCAAGAGGATGGTTAGGGGGATGTTGCCGAAGGAAAAAGCCATGGGCAGAGAGGCCCTCAAGAGGCTCTATGTCTACATTGGTACCCCGTCCGAGTATGCAGACGCAAATAAGGTAAAGATACCCGCCGCCCTCTACAAGAACGAGCTAGTCCCATACATAACGCTGGGCGAACTATATAAAAGCCTAACAAACAAGGATATAGAGGGGTAG
- a CDS encoding 30S ribosomal protein S12, whose amino-acid sequence MPGSKSPRGMFAARKLELKRKKFRWSDLEYKRRMLQLKKKVDPLEGAPQARGIVVEKVGIESRQPNSAVRKCVRVQLLKNGKVVTAFLPGDGALLFVNEHDEVIIEGIGGPESRAYGDLPGVRWKVIKVNGVSLKEILRGRKQKPTR is encoded by the coding sequence TTGCCAGGAAGTAAGTCTCCTCGTGGAATGTTTGCCGCTAGGAAACTAGAACTCAAGAGGAAAAAGTTCAGGTGGAGCGACCTCGAATACAAGCGGCGCATGCTACAGCTCAAAAAGAAAGTAGACCCCCTCGAGGGAGCCCCACAGGCCAGGGGAATAGTCGTAGAAAAGGTGGGTATCGAGAGCAGGCAGCCCAACAGCGCTGTACGTAAATGTGTCAGGGTACAGCTACTAAAGAACGGCAAAGTCGTGACAGCCTTCCTCCCAGGCGACGGCGCGCTCCTCTTCGTAAACGAGCACGACGAGGTAATAATCGAGGGTATCGGTGGACCAGAAAGCAGGGCATATGGAGACCTGCCAGGAGTAAGATGGAAGGTAATCAAGGTTAACGGCGTCTCGCTGAAAGAGATACTCAGAGGCAGAAAGCAGAAACCAACGAGGTAA
- a CDS encoding 50S ribosomal protein L18e encodes MKRTGPTNIHLRLLISKLRKYSRMYNAPVWRDVAEFLERPRRKRVEVNLGDIDRYINEGDVVVVPGKLLGGGTITKTNVTIAAWRFSRSVPRRLDGNVKLLSIEELLEQNPEGKGVKIIA; translated from the coding sequence ATGAAGAGAACAGGACCCACAAACATACATCTAAGACTGCTGATAAGCAAGCTTAGAAAGTACAGCAGGATGTATAATGCCCCAGTATGGAGAGACGTCGCAGAGTTCCTCGAGAGGCCGCGGAGGAAACGGGTAGAAGTAAACCTTGGCGACATCGACAGGTACATAAATGAGGGAGACGTAGTAGTTGTACCAGGCAAGCTCCTAGGAGGAGGAACAATAACAAAAACAAACGTTACCATTGCTGCTTGGAGGTTCAGCCGCTCGGTCCCCCGCAGGCTCGACGGAAACGTGAAGCTTCTATCTATCGAAGAGCTCCTTGAACAGAACCCAGAAGGGAAAGGTGTAAAAATAATCGCGTAG